In one Leptotrichia sp. OH3620_COT-345 genomic region, the following are encoded:
- a CDS encoding PTS sugar transporter subunit IIB: MKIMAVCGSGLGSSFMVEMNIKKVLKKIGVEAEVEHSDLASAVPGAADVFVMGKDIAESASISSEKLIVLDSIISMSELEEKLTNYFKK, from the coding sequence ATGAAAATTATGGCAGTTTGCGGTTCAGGACTGGGAAGCAGTTTTATGGTAGAAATGAACATAAAGAAAGTTTTAAAGAAAATTGGAGTGGAAGCCGAAGTGGAACATTCAGATCTGGCTTCAGCAGTTCCGGGGGCTGCTGATGTATTTGTAATGGGAAAGGATATTGCTGAAAGTGCAAGTATTTCATCTGAGAAACTTATAGTTCTGGACAGTATTATAAGTATGTCTGAGCTTGAGGAAAAATTGACAAACTATTTTAAAAAATAA